ACACGAAAAATCAAGAATCCAGTATTTTTGACAGGGAGTATCCGTTAACCTCCATTCGTGTCAGGCTGTCAGCTACTACCATGCGAACTGTGGCCTAACATTGGTGGGTTGGTCTGACCAAAACGTTGACGTGCGAGAATGCAGACTGGGGCTGTctttaggccctgtttatttCGCTAAAAACTTTTCGCAAAAACATCGTATCGAATCTTCGACACATGtatagaatattaaatatagataaaaaaaatctaattacataatttgcatgtaaatcgcgagacgaatattttgagcttaattagtctataattagccataagtgctacagtaacccacatgtgctaataatgGCTTAATtcggctcaaaagattcgtcttgcggtttccaggcgagttatggaattagttttttcatttatgtccgaaaacctcttcgacatccggtcaaacgtccgatgtgacaccaaaaattttcattttaccaaccaaacaggcccttagattctaacttttttcatcgaactttcaacttttccatcacatcaaatatttagacatatgtatggagcattaaatatggacaaaaagaaaaactaattgcacagtccgactgtaaatcgcgagacgaatcttttgagcctaattacgtcatgattagccataaatgctacagctacctacatgtgctaatgacggattaattaggctcaaaagattcgtctcagaGTTTACAGTCGGAATccgtaatttgttttgttattagtctacatttaatacttcaaatgtgtgtccgtataagtcaaaaaaaaaattggccaaaTTTATACCGCATCTAAACACGACatgggtgtgttcggcacctcCTTTTCGCAACCCCTCTCcatcgtttttcacgcgcacgcttttcaaacagctaaacggtgcgttttttaaaaaaaatatgaaaattgcttaaaaaatcaaattaatccatttttgaaaaaaaaaagttaagggcaagtactataatttCTCATATGTTACCCCTAAAATTGCCACATTGGATTaagtgatgaggtggaggagagaagtgaggagagagatgatgagccaCCCCTAAATCAAGAGGCAATCTCCACACAAATTACAAGAAAGTTGTGAGAGTACTAGAGATATTGATATTTGTGTATTAGAGGTGATATACTGTATGGGTTCGTCTTAGTTCATTAGTAactaaaatagataaatttagagGTGGTAATCATACTTACCATAACACTTGccctaatacttaattaatcatacgctaatggaccgctctgttttccgtgcccGGAATAGCGAACACAGCCACATgtatctgaaaaagaaaaatccaaacGAACCAGTTTGCTAGCTAGTACTTTGTAATTTCTTTAGGGACACTTAATACATGAAAAATGTTCTTAACACCTCTTTACAACTATAATTACATGAATTACGTATATCCTCATAACGCAactagcaaattttgctataaaacacttcaaatttatataatttgctTTAGACATCGCAAGGATGTGTCATGACTAAAAAACACCTAAAAACCAGTAATGTGCTAGATGACActtttaggttgtgttcttcccCATTTTTTCAACCCAcgtctctcgttttccacgcgcacgctttccaAACGGCTAAATAGTGTAATTTATACAAAAACTTTcgatatgaaagttgttttaaaaatcataataattcaattttttttaaaaaatagttaatacttaattaatcatgcaatgatacgagcttcgttttgcgtgctggGAAGGAGGGGTTCCAACCCATCCTTAGGTTGTGTTTGCAATctagggttcccaacccctctccatcgtattccgcacgcacgcttttcaaactgctaaacaatgcGTTTTTCGTAAAAAGTTTCtacacgaaagttgcttaaaaaatcatattgatctatttttgaaaaaaaagctaatacttagttaattacgcgctaatggactgctccgttttctgtgcgcaCTATGCATATTGGGAACTCAGGGATTGCAAACACAGCCTGACTGAATTGGGGAGATAAATTGTACTTACTGATATTCGATAGGAAGTATAGTTGATAGAAATGGTACCACACGTTTATTGTGGAGTACCTCACTCTATTGTCaatttgactttttctcatattcgattttttaaaaagtttgaaccaaatttatataaaaagttggcaacatatataacataacacaaaattagtttcatttaatattaaatatgttttgacaatatatttgatttttgttAAAATCATCACTATATTTATCTTAtaaactttatcaaacttaaaaagtttaattagaaaaaaagccaAAATATCCTAAaatgtgaaacggagaaagtactacTCTTTCCATCCACGGTATAGTAAGCTGAGACTCGTAAGACTAGAAAGTACTATTCTTACAAATTgctatatgtgtctagatttgtAAGAATAGAATATGTGAgacaatattttgggacaaatactTATTTGCATATAGTACGGCGTACTTAtcagagcaaggataatagtagagctcactatCTACTAATAGCCTattttaaagccaacatatataatagattagctataaggttggctataatttttttctcctatccctatctctcacttatacatttattattttttgtcttAGAGCTTGTGTTAAGCTTGCTTttacatgagagccaacacttttgatttttttttacctctctcCTGCACATGAGCTTATAGTAAGCTTATAGCTCACTGTTATACTTGCTCTCAGCAAGGAAAGGAAATGGATGGTCGGTGACGTGCTGACCTGACACAAGCCCATATTAATTACTGTTACGCGTCTCCACGTGCCTCGTCTCCCTCCACCGGACCTTTATATTTCTTTCCCTACTCGCCATTTTCTCCTCATATCCACGCGCCACATGGACTTCCTGATGACACTGACCGGCCATCCGTCCGTCGGCTTGCGTGCGTAAGAAAAATCAAAGCCGCAAGCtgcatgcaaatgcaaaacGCGTCCAATCGCGCGAAGCCAAGAGAACCTTCCTCATACGACCTCATCCTCTCTTGCTGTCTTGCGTGATCATGCATGCTGCAATCAGTTAACCTGCAACCTGCTGCCGGGCGTTGGGTTTCTTCCCTACTTCCTCCGTCACTCCCGTATCTATCTCCACGACGCGCCTAAGCAATCCATCTCTATATATAGGGATCGGCCGCTCCACATTATCCTCCATCTCAATATCTATCGATCTCTCTGCCTCAGCATCTCATCAAGAAACAAATATTTCGTTTATTTCAATCCCCATCATCGTACGTACGTCTGTCGATCCGTAGTTCATCATGAGCTACcaggctcctcctcctcctgctacaggtaattaaattaattaaacttaatcaCTCATCCACTAGCCAAGAAATTAGAGTTGCTTGGGTTTGAGCAGCTCATGTCACTAGTAAACTCTGAATTTGCAGCTACTATGTAGTATGTACTACTTCTGaattaagaatatatatatttcaattaattaatttgtttttttttctcatgatgTGCTTGTGATATTAATTGCAGGGTACCCCTACCCGGCTCAAGAAgcagggcagcagcagcagcagcaggcgtaCCCGGTCtacgtggcgccgccgccggccggctacCCGACCAAGGACGGCCCGCAGGAGCAGtaccccgccggcgccggcgccggcgagaccaccagccgcggccaccaccaccaccaccaccaccacggcgacgGATTCTGGAAAGGATGGTCAGTATAGCAAAAGCTTTCCTCCTCATTTCGTCTTCAGGGATAATTTCTGCTTAATTAACTGTGCATCTCCTGCTGACGTGGCACTCTCTGATCCTCTCTGTGTTGTgctgtgtttgtttgtttcagctgcGCTGcactctgctgctgctgcctccttGACATGTGCTTCTGATCACCATTGCATATGATGCTTCCTGGCTCATGGAGATCAATCATGGCATAATGCTCTCTTTGTGTTTTGTGTGTTGTGTATATCACTAGTTCATacttgtatttatttatttaatttcccTCTTATTATGTAGTACTTGATTATGTGTTGGGTGGATCTGTGAGCACCATCTTTTTGTATGATGGCGTTTGTTACCTGGACATATTGTTCTTCATTATGTATATTTGGGTTCATTTGTGATATTCAATTTGCTGAATTATTTCGTACTACCATTGTGGTTTAGTTTGGTGATGAATTTATGAATGTGATTATCCGTACGCATGGGACGACGTATCAACTTCACCAGATAGATTTATACCATGTAATATGAGGAAGTTTGCGTTAGACAATTGAAGGAAAGAACACCTGGCTAATGGCTTAAATAAGAACAAGTACTATAGATTAGTTCAACAAATTGAATCAAAGATGCTACAAACTGACAAGTTCGATTGCGCAAACAAAAATGCTGAAAACtatgagtgagagagagagagagagagagagagagagaagagatcaCAAATTCGGTgcaacagtttgaaaagcatatgATTGACCAAGTGACCACCAATAGAACAAGAAGATAGCCACCTAACGCACCAGCGAAGCTCTCAAAGTCAGCTAATTCAAACAACCTAACCAACACAACACAAACTCATCAGAAATTATACATAGCTTCAGGTGTGAGACTACTGATGCTTGCCAGCTGGAGGATCAAACATTACAGaatgattataaaataataacTTATCTATGACAATGACTAAAGCTATTAGGCTTACTTGTAGAATTTTTCTTAAAACTGTCTATATTGGTCATCCATATCTACAAACCACCTCCACATGGTGCAACTGCAACTTTAGCAGGTGTACCATTAGCATTGGTTTAGGTTCCATTTCAGGTCAACATTCGATTACTTAAGCTAACTGGCTTTCTTATACATTCGATTATTGACTTGTTTTCTCATAGATTGAGGCCATATCTGTATCAAACCAAACAGCATGTAGCATAACACCAAGTAACACAATAAGGCAATTGAAGAAAGTCAAAGACCTCACTGATATGATTGAGATAAGCAATTGCCATATTCCCCATTCCAATATTCAGTTGAAGATAACAATTGTATCATTTTCAATGTTCGCATCTAGAACAAGCTTCAGGCTTACACTTCATTATTGGCATCTACAGATGAAACCACTCTGTATACATTGAACATTGTCAATttgtcatcaccatcatcaatcACTGCAACAACGActgtggcaatggcaatggcaatggctaACCCCTCTTGGCTTTGAGCTCTGCAATCCTTTCCTCTGTGGCCTTCAGGGCATCACCATATTTGCTAATAATCTAGATATTAACACAGGATTTGGACAGATTCAAGTTAGTTCAATCAGTTACACcgaaaattatatatagaaaatatgatatattGTAAATATGTGATCTTACTTCTTCAACTTCATCAGTAGTCATTATAAGCGGTGGCGAAAGCATAATGTTATCCCCAGCAACCCTGATAAGCATTCCGCGCTTCTCACACTCGGCACCAAACAATGAACCAACACCTGGGATTCGCAACCAAAACGAGATCAGTTTACTGCAATCATGCAAACCATTTTGTAAGGATCCTTGCATCGTTAGGAAAGTTTGCATTTATAAATTGTGCTTAAATCTGAAGAATAGGTTATCCATGTCCTAAATCCCACTGTTTGCGACTCAGCAACAACTATAGACAAAGAAATAAATTACTGCTAACTTGTAGTTTTCAGAGTCCCTAGCCGACGTGAAAACCTATGgaggaaaaaaacaataattacCTATAATAATGGTACTGGTAAATAATAAAATTCCCCTGTTTGCATTCGACCCTAAAGATGGGCTAATTTTTTCTACTTAAATTCTTGGTACATTCTTCAGAAAAACGAAAGCATTCAATCATATGGCAGATACACACCCCATTCAGCAGGGAATGGATCATTCGGAGACTTGTTGTCGACAAATTCAGTCCCAAGTATCAGTCCTAAACCACGTATCTGCGTAGAGGAGCAGACAGTTATGTGTTTGAACAAGAAATATCCATCCGACTTTGAAATCTCACAAAATTACAAGAAACTTAGACATGATAATACCTCGCCTACAATTGGACTTCCAGAGAAGGCCTTGATTCCCTCCTGGAACCTTGGGGCAATTTTCTGAACATGTTCGATGATATTCCTTTCTCTAATAGAAATTAGGAAGGATTCATCAGATAATCACATCAGCATAATATGAATATTTTGTGT
The Oryza glaberrima chromosome 8, OglaRS2, whole genome shotgun sequence DNA segment above includes these coding regions:
- the LOC127782647 gene encoding protein CYSTEINE-RICH TRANSMEMBRANE MODULE 9-like is translated as MSYQAPPPPATGYPYPAQEAGQQQQQQAYPVYVAPPPAGYPTKDGPQEQYPAGAGAGETTSRGHHHHHHHHGDGFWKGCCAALCCCCLLDMCF